A portion of the Juglans microcarpa x Juglans regia isolate MS1-56 chromosome 1D, Jm3101_v1.0, whole genome shotgun sequence genome contains these proteins:
- the LOC121239561 gene encoding protein tas-like → MASSNATSTCFSAAPAFLYSSYGLRRSHVGTTTLMRTSRMRGSLRTRICAKLGEKSALQYKKLGDSDLVISEITFGTMTFGEQNTEKEAHGMLSYAFERGINALDTAEAYPIPMRKETQGKTDLFIGSWLKSQPRDKVILATKVCGYSDRSSYIRDNAKILRVDAANIKESVEKSLKRLGTDYIDLLQIHWPDRYVALFGEFSYDPAKWRSSVPFVEQLRAFQELIEEGKVRYIGVSNETSYGVMEFVHAARVEGLPKIVSIQNSYSLLVRCRFEVDLVEVCHPNNCNIGLLAYSPLGGGSLTGKYIDSNSEPARKGRLNLFPSYMERYNKSVAREATIEYLELAKKHGLTPVQLALGFARDRPFMTSSIIGATSVEQLKEDIDAFLITERPLPPEVMADIENIFKRYKDPAIL, encoded by the exons ATGGCCTCGTCGAACGCCACCTCCACCTGCTTCTCTGCAGCTCCTGCTTTCCTATACTCCAGTTACGGCCTCAGGCGTAGCCATGTTGGAACTACAACGCTCATGAGGACAAGCAGGATGAGGGGCTCCCTGAGGACGCGCATTTGCGCCAAACTTGGCGAGAAGAGCGCCTTGCAGTATAAGAAGCTCGGGGACTCCGACCTCGTGATTAGCGAAATTACTTTTGGAACC ATGACATTCGGAGAGCAAAACACAGAGAAAGAAGCTCATGGAATGTTAAGTTATGCATTTGAGCGTGGCATTAATGCTCTAGACACTGCCGAGGCT TACCCAATTCCAATGAGGAAGGAGACACAAGGAAAAACTGATCTCTTTATTGGTAGCTGGCTCAAGTCTCAACCTCGTGACAAG GTTATTTTGGCCACAAAAGTATGCGGTTATTCAGACCGGTCAAGTTATATACGAGACAATGCCAAGATTTTACGGGTCGACGCTGCAAATATTAAAGAAAGTGTAGAGAAAAGCCTTAAGCGCCTCGGCACCGATTACATTGATTTATTGCAAATTCATTG GCCAGATCGCTATGTGGCATTGTTTGGTGAGTTTTCGTATGATCCTGCAAAATGGAGGTCAAGCGTGCCATTTGTGGAGCAACTGAGGGCTTTCCAAGAACTTATTGAGGAAGGAAAG GTACGCTACATTGGTGTCTCCAATGAGACTTCATATGGAGTGATGGAGTTTGTTCATGCAGCGAGAGTTGAAGGGCTGCCAAAGATTGTCAGTATCCAAAACAGCTACAGTTTGCTAGTTAGATGTCGTTTTGAAG TTGATCTTGTAGAAGTGTGCCACCCAAACAATTGCAATATTGGTTTACTGGCTTATTCTCCATTGGGTGGTGGATCACTGACCGGTAAATATATAGATAGCAATTCTGAACCTGCACGAAAAGGAAGGCTGAATCTCTTCCCCAGCTACATGGAAAGATATAACAAATCTGTTGCCAGG GAAGCAACGATAGAATATCTAGAGTTGGCCAAGAAGCATGGACTAACTCCAGTCCAGCTCGCTCTTGGTTTTGCACGAGATCGACCATTCATGACCAGCTCAATCATTGGTGCAACCTCTGTCGAACAGCTAAAGGAAGACATTGATGCTTTTCTAATAACTGAGCGGCCTTTGCCACCAGAAGTGATGGCagatattgaaaatatttttaaaagatacaaAGATCCTGCCATCCTTTGA
- the LOC121265367 gene encoding legumin B-like produces the protein MAYSSLFSLSLCFLVLFHGCLAQLEQVTGQSQRQQQQRFQTECRINNLNAQEPGRRIESEAGLSEYWNRNDEQFRCAGVDLVRHTIQRRGLLLPSFSNAPRLVYVVQGRGLHGAAIPGCPETFQSESSSQFRGEQGSQRLSRDQHQKVREIREGDVVAIPAGVAHWIYNDGESQLIVVILYDTSNQANQLDENARRFYLAGNPHQQQEGGRQRRRESWPGSRSRSRSQSPEERERSQQSGSNIFNGFDEEFLADSFNIDNELAMRIQNRDDQRGIIVTVEDELRVLSPQSRGEEQEERGLDRDNGVEETFCTLRLKHNIADPQRADVYNERGGRITSLNSFNLPILRYIQLSAERGVLYRNALVAPHYNLNSHSVIYVIRGNARLQVVGENGQNVFDGEVREGQALTVPQNFAVIKKAGNQGFEWVAFKTNDNAKINALAGRLSTMRALPEDVLINAYRIDREEARRLKYNRDETTLFSSDSSGSPRRRD, from the exons ATGGCTTACTCCTCTTTGTTCTCTCTTAGCCTTTGCTTTCTCGTTCTCTTCCATGGCTGCCTTGCTCAGTTGGAGCAAGTCACAGGTCAATCCCAAAGGCAGCAGCAACAACGGTTCCAGACCGAGTGCCGCATCAACAACTTAAACGCTCAAGAACCCGGCCGGCGGATTGAATCCGAGGCCGGTCTCTCCGAGTACTGGAACAGAAATGATGAACAGTTCCGGTGTGCCGGAGTTGATCTGGTCCGCCACACTATCCAACGTAGAGGCCTATTGTTGCCTTCATTCTCCAATGCCCCTCGCCTCGTCTATGTTGTCCAAG GTAGAGGTCTTCACGGAGCTGCAATCCCAGGTTGTCCCGAGACGTTCCAATCGGAATCCTCATCACAGTTTAGAGGAGAACAGGGCTCACAACGTCTGAGTAGAGACCAGCACCAGAAGGTTCGAGAGATCCGGGAGGGTGACGTCGTTGCTATTCCGGCCGGAGTGGCTCATTGGATTTACAACGATGGCGAATCCCAGCTTATTGTCGTGATACTCTACGACACGTCAAATCAGGCGAACCAGCTCGACGAAAACGCTAGG AGATTCTACCTAGCTGGGAACCCACACCAACAACAAGAAGGTGGTCGCCAGAGACGCAGAGAGAGCTGGCCAGGAAGCCGGAGCAGGAGCAGGAGCCAAAGCccggaagaaagagagagaagccaGCAAAGTGGCAGCAACATATTCAATGGCTTCGACGAAGAGTTTCTGGCCGACAGCTTCAACATTGACAACGAGCTGGCAATGAGGATACAGAACCGAGATGACCAGAGGGGTATAATCGTCACCGTCGAGGATGAGCTTCGGGTGCTGAGCCCACAAAGCAGaggagaagaacaagaagagaggGGATTGGACAGAGACAATGGCGTGGAGGAAACCTTCTGCACGCTGAGGCTCAAACACAACATCGCCGACCCACAACGCGCTGATGTTTACAATGAACGCGGCGGTCGCATCACCAGCCTCAACAGCTTCAACCTCCCCATCCTTAGGTACATCCAGCTAAGTGCCGAGAGAGGTGTCCTCTACAGG AATGCCCTCGTAGCACCACACTACAACTTGAACTCCCACAGTGTGATATACGTAATCAGGGGCAACGCCAGGCTTCAGGTGGTCGGGGAGAACGGACAGAACGTATTTGACGGGGAGGTTCGGGAAGGCCAGGCTTTGACAGTGCCACAAAATTTCGCCGTCATTAAGAAGGCAGGAAATCAGGGATTCGAGTGGGTGGCATTCAAGACAAACGACAATGCCAAGATTAACGCACTTGCTGGAAGGCTGTCGACCATGCGGGCACTTCCAGAGGATGTGTTAATAAACGCATACCGCATTGACAGGGAGGAAGCTAGAAGGCTGAAGTATAATAGGGACGAGACGACTCTGTTCAGCTCGGACTCATCCGGGTCGCCTAGGCGTAGGGACTAA
- the LOC121265387 gene encoding glutathione transferase GST 23-like translates to MVSQEVKLLGFWASPFSIRVEWALKLKGVDFEYIEEDIFNKSSRLLELNPVHKKVPVLVHDGKVMAESFILLEYIDETWKQDPLLLPQDAYERSKARFWARVAEEKLLEASFTAMVSHGENKEKALKSAIEVAEKIEEEMKGNEKKFLGGESIGYLDLAMGWIAHWLPIWEEVGSMQIVDPSQFPATTAWSKRFLDHPVIKQNLPPRDKMLVYFHERKKILGGSG, encoded by the exons ATGGTAAGCCAGGAGGTGAAGCTTTTGGGATTTTGGGCGAGCCCATTTTCCATCAGGGTTGAATGGGCTCTAAAGCTCAAGGGTGTTGATTTCGAGTATATTGAAGAAGATATATTCAACAAGAGCTCTCGTCTTCTGGAACTGAACCCTGTTCATAAAAAGGTTCCAGTCCTGGTTCATGACGGTAAGGTGATGGCTGAGTCGTTCATTCTTCTTGAATACATCGACGAGACCTGGAAGCAAGACCCGTTATTGCTGCCTCAAGATGCTTATGAAAGATCCAAAGCGCGATTCTGGGCTAGAGTTGCAGAAGAAAAG CTGCTGGAAGCTTCATTTACTGCTATGGTCTCCCACGGTGAGAATAAAGAAAAGGCACTGAAATCAGCCATAGAGGTGGCGGAGAAGATAGAGGAAGAGATGAAAGGGAATGAAAAGAAGTTTTTGGGAGGGGAGAGTATTGGGTATTTGGACCTTGCAATGGGATGGATAGCTCACTGGCTGCCTATTTGGGAGGAAGTTGGATCTATGCAGATTGTGGACCCTTCCCAATTTCCTGCCACCACTGCCTGGTCGAAGAGGTTTCTGGATCACCCAGTGATCAAGCAAAACTTACCACCTAGAGACAAAATGCTTGTTTATTTTCACGAGCGCAAGAAAATCTTGGGTGGTTCAGGGTAG
- the LOC121265377 gene encoding legumin B-like codes for MAYSSLLYLSICFLVLFHGCRAQLEQVTGRSQRPQQQRFQTECRINNLNAQEPAQRFEAEAGLTEYWSRNDEQFRCAGVDLVRHTIQRRGLLLPSFSNAPTLIYVVQGRGLHGAAIPGCAETFQSESSSQFRGDQGSQRRGRDLHQKVRQIREGDILAVPAGIAHWIYNDGESQLILVELHDTSNQANQLDENARRFYLAGNPHGQRRRESWQGSRSTRSQSRSRSQRQQERERSPQSGSNMFNGFDEEFLAESFNIDNELAMRIQNRDDQRGRIVLVEDELRVLSPQSRGEEREERGWDRDNGVEETFCTLRLKHNIADPQRTDVYNERGGRITSLNSLNLPILRYIQLSVERGVLYRNALVAPLYNMNCHSVIYVIRGNARLQVVGENGQNVFDGEVREGQALTVPQNFAVIKKAGNQGFEWVAFKTNDNAKTNPLAGRLSVMRALPEDVLINAYRIDREEARRLKYNRDETTLFSSESFGWQRRN; via the exons ATGGCTTACTCTTCTTTGCTCTATCTTAGCATTTGCTTTCTCGTTCTCTTCCATGGCTGCCGTGCTCAGTTAGAGCAAGTCACAGGGCGATCCCAGAGGCCGCAGCAACAACGGTTCCAGACAGAGTGCCGCATCAACAACTTGAACGCTCAAGAACCCGCTCAGAGATTTGAAGCCGAGGCTGGTCTCACCGAGTACTGGAGCCGAAACGATGAACAGTTCCGGTGTGCCGGAGTTGACCTGGTCCGCCACACTATCCAACGTAGAGGCCTTTTGTTGCCTTCATTCTCCAATGCCCCTACGCTCATCTATGTGGTCCAAG GTAGAGGTCTTCACGGAGCTGCTATCCCAGGTTGTGCTGAAACGTTTCAATCGGAGTCCTCTTCGCAGTTTAGAGGAGATCAGGGCTCACAACGGAGGGGCAGAGACCTGCACCAAAAGGTTCGTCAAATACGGGAGGGGGACATCCTTGCTGTGCCGGCCGGGATAGCTCATTGGATTTATAACGACGGCGAATCACAGCTTATTTTGGTTGAACTCCACGACACCTCAAATCAGGCTAACCAGCTCGATGAGAACGCTAGA AGGTTCTACCTTGCTGGGAACCCACACGGCCAGAGACGCAGAGAGAGCTGGCAGGGAAGCAGGAGTACTAGGAGCCAGAGCCGAAGCCGGAGCCAACGCCagcaagaaagagagagaagccCGCAAAGTGGCAGCAACATGTTCAATGGCTTCGACGAAGAGTTTCTGGCCGAAAGCTTCAACATTGACAATGAACTGGCAATGAGGATACAGAACCGAGATGATCAGAGGGGTAGAATCGTCCTCGTCGAGGATGAACTTCGGGTGCTGAGCCCACAAAGCAGAGGAGAAGAGCGAGAAGAGAGGGGGTGGGACAGAGACAATGGCGTGGAGGAAACCTTCTGCACGCTGAGGCTCAAACACAACATCGCCGACCCACAACGCACTGATGTTTACAATGAACGCGGCGGTCGCATCACCAGCCTCAACAGCCTCAACCTCCCCATCCTTAGGTACATCCAGCTAAGTGTTGAGAGAGGTGTCCTCTACAGG AATGCCCTCGTAGCACCACTCTACAACATGAACTGCCACAGTGTGATATACGTAATCAGGGGCAACGCCAGGCTTCAGGTGGTCGGGGAGAACGGCCAGAACGTATTTGACGGGGAGGTTAGGGAAGGTCAGGCTTTGACAGTGCCTCAAAACTTCGCCGTCATTAAGAAGGCAGGAAATCAGGGATTCGAGTGGGTGGCATTCAAGACAAACGACAACGCCAAAACTAACCCGCTTGCTGGAAGGCTTTCGGTCATGCGGGCACTTCCAGAGGATGTGTTAATAAATGCATACCGCATTGACAGGGAGGAAGCTAGAAGGCTGAAGTATAATAGGGACGAGACGACACTGTTCAGTTCGGAGTCCTTTGGGTGGCAGCGTAGGAACTAA